One window of Nymphaea colorata isolate Beijing-Zhang1983 chromosome 1, ASM883128v2, whole genome shotgun sequence genomic DNA carries:
- the LOC116247902 gene encoding guanylate kinase 2, chloroplastic/mitochondrial isoform X2, with protein sequence MASRSLGMGWNPLLQGSSSLRHFLHSLVRPGPSRLAFSPFTPRRHRSFYFSDSPPASSECKKFGFRARLSASASMASTFSTCGTRRSQAAPLPPPGADRVELMRGLESALGSCFSSEPLAPPTNPLIVVISGPSGVGKDALIKRLQEVREGIHFVITATSRPKRPGEVDGKDYFFVTKEQFLSMVNNDELLEYALVYGDYKGIPKQQIRNFMAKGFDIVLRVDIQGAATLRAILGDSAVFVFLVPESETALVKRLIDRKTETSEMLLVRIATAREEVRHLKEFDYVVVNAEGKLENAVKLVESIIDAEKAKVRQRSANI encoded by the exons ATGGCCAGTCGGTCGTTGGGGATGGGCTGGAACCCGTTGCTGCAGggctcctcctccctccgccACTTCCTTCACTCATTGGTGCGGCCTGGACCCTCTCGCTTGGCCTTCTCGCCGTTTACGCCCCGCCGGCACCGGAGCTTCTACTTCTCCGACTCTCCTCCGGCGAGCTCCGAGTGTAAGAAGTTTGGTTTCAGGGCTCGTCTCTCGGCCTCCGCTTCCATGGCGTCGACGTTCAGTACCTGCGGCACAAGGAGGTCGCAGGCcgcccctctccctcctcctggCGCCGATAGG GTTGAATTGATGAGGGGACTTGAATCAGCTCTAGGCTCATGTTTCAGTTCAGAACCTCTAGCTCCACCAACAAATCCTTTGATTGTGGTGATCAGTGGGCCGAGTGGAGTAGGAAAAGATGCTCTTATCAAG AGACTGCAGGAAGTGCGGGAGGGAATTCACTTTGTCATTACAGCTACAAGCCGCCCAAAACGACCTGGTGAAGTTGATGGAAAGGATTACTTCTTTGTTACTAAAGAACAATTTCTTTCAATGGTCAACAACGATGAGCTATTGGAGTATGCTCTTGTCTATGGAGACTATAAAGGAATTCCTAAGCAGCAG ATTCGGAACTTCATGGCCAAAGGATTTGACATTGTTTTACGAGTAGATATTCAAGGTGCTGCTACTCTGAGAGCCATACTAGGGGATTCGGCGGTCTTTGTATTTCTAGTCCCTGAGAGTGAGACAGCTTTAGTGAAACGGCTCATAGACAGGAAGACAGAGACCTCAGAGATGCTCCTGGTGAGGATAGCAACTGCTCGAGAGGAGGTAAGGCATTTAAAGGAGTTTGACTATGTCGTTGTTAATGCTGAGGGAAAGCTTGAGAACGCAGTTAAATTGGTAGAATCTATAATTGATGCTGAAAAAGCTAAAGTTCGGCAGCGAAGTGCAAATATTTAA
- the LOC116247902 gene encoding guanylate kinase 2, chloroplastic/mitochondrial isoform X1, which translates to MASRSLGMGWNPLLQGSSSLRHFLHSLVRPGPSRLAFSPFTPRRHRSFYFSDSPPASSECKKFGFRARLSASASMASTFSTCGTRRSQAAPLPPPGADRVELMRGLESALGSCFSSEPLAPPTNPLIVVISGPSGVGKDALIKFQQRLQEVREGIHFVITATSRPKRPGEVDGKDYFFVTKEQFLSMVNNDELLEYALVYGDYKGIPKQQIRNFMAKGFDIVLRVDIQGAATLRAILGDSAVFVFLVPESETALVKRLIDRKTETSEMLLVRIATAREEVRHLKEFDYVVVNAEGKLENAVKLVESIIDAEKAKVRQRSANI; encoded by the exons ATGGCCAGTCGGTCGTTGGGGATGGGCTGGAACCCGTTGCTGCAGggctcctcctccctccgccACTTCCTTCACTCATTGGTGCGGCCTGGACCCTCTCGCTTGGCCTTCTCGCCGTTTACGCCCCGCCGGCACCGGAGCTTCTACTTCTCCGACTCTCCTCCGGCGAGCTCCGAGTGTAAGAAGTTTGGTTTCAGGGCTCGTCTCTCGGCCTCCGCTTCCATGGCGTCGACGTTCAGTACCTGCGGCACAAGGAGGTCGCAGGCcgcccctctccctcctcctggCGCCGATAGG GTTGAATTGATGAGGGGACTTGAATCAGCTCTAGGCTCATGTTTCAGTTCAGAACCTCTAGCTCCACCAACAAATCCTTTGATTGTGGTGATCAGTGGGCCGAGTGGAGTAGGAAAAGATGCTCTTATCAAG TTTCAACAGAGACTGCAGGAAGTGCGGGAGGGAATTCACTTTGTCATTACAGCTACAAGCCGCCCAAAACGACCTGGTGAAGTTGATGGAAAGGATTACTTCTTTGTTACTAAAGAACAATTTCTTTCAATGGTCAACAACGATGAGCTATTGGAGTATGCTCTTGTCTATGGAGACTATAAAGGAATTCCTAAGCAGCAG ATTCGGAACTTCATGGCCAAAGGATTTGACATTGTTTTACGAGTAGATATTCAAGGTGCTGCTACTCTGAGAGCCATACTAGGGGATTCGGCGGTCTTTGTATTTCTAGTCCCTGAGAGTGAGACAGCTTTAGTGAAACGGCTCATAGACAGGAAGACAGAGACCTCAGAGATGCTCCTGGTGAGGATAGCAACTGCTCGAGAGGAGGTAAGGCATTTAAAGGAGTTTGACTATGTCGTTGTTAATGCTGAGGGAAAGCTTGAGAACGCAGTTAAATTGGTAGAATCTATAATTGATGCTGAAAAAGCTAAAGTTCGGCAGCGAAGTGCAAATATTTAA